TATTTGGTTACTACCTCGTGCTATCTTATCTATTTATCTCACGTAAAGAACAGATATATAGTGAGTATCATCGGGTGCCCGTGCCGGAGCAGTTCTGGGAAACCAACTCGGATTGGGTGGGACTCATGCTTGGTTTTTATTTTGTCCCATTTCTCCTCATCCTGCTGTTCATCTACTTTTGGCTGTTCCGAAATGCCAACAGTGTGAAGAAACGGTTTCTCATTTCTCTTACCATTGTACCCGCAGCGATTATCTATCTATGCTTGCTGTTTGTTTTCAGTATGTATGGATATCGACCTTGATAGAGTGATGTTAGATTATCTTACATGAATTTGGTTTCTCCGTTATAGTGTAACAAGGAAGAAAAATCTTCTACAAATACGGAGGGGCTCTTATGAGGTAGCCTTTGTTATCGGGAAGGAATCGAGTTTTCAGAGGAAGAACTACATCAGCTGTCCCAGTTGCTGATCGATGTTGTGGAGGATGGGGCTTCCCTTGGCTTTTTACCGCCTATGCAGCTAGAAGAAGCACGGGCCTATTGGACTTTGGTGCCCCATGAACATGTGAAAATTTGGGTAGCTGTACAGGTAGATGTCATCGTCGAAACCAACCAGTTGTATCTGTCGATGGGATACCAAGAAGCTGGACGCGTTCCGGAGTTTGCCCGATCGGATGACGGCAGCTATCACGACACCGTGCTTTACTTTAAAACAATAGAATAGTCGTACAAGCTACAAGCGGACGGTTAACAGGCGTCCGCTTTTTTGTTTACATAGTTTAAAGGAAGTAAGCTTTAAAAAAAGGCGGTCTATTTTTCAAAATTGCACATATCATGTCTCTATCGCTATAAGAAGGTGACAAGGATGGAGCTTTTACAAGGGTTGTATGTGCAGTACGACTTGGAAATGTATGTGCGGGTAGTGGTGAGTGCGATTCTCGGTTTGTTCATCGGGTGGGATCGTTCGCACAGAAACAAGCCTGCCGGGCTAAAAACGTACATGTACGTGTCCGTAGCCTGCACGCTCATCACACTCGTTTCCATTTACAGCACCAAGCTATACAGTGCGCCTGGTAACGGAACGATGATGGACCCGATGCGCTTGGCTGCACAGATTGTCACAGGTCTTGGCTTTTTAGGAGCAGGCGTCATCTTGAAGGACGGCTTGAAAGTAAAAGGATTGACGTCCGCAGCCATGATCTTTTTCGCCGGAGGGATTGGTATCGGGATCGGAGCCGGCTTTTACGGCATTGTGATATTCTCGGTCGTCATCGCCTTTGTACTCGCCAGGATCAGTCAGTGTGTGGAAGATGTCCAGCACAGGCGGTTAGGAAAGTGAATGATGGAGAAGCGGTGCAGGGCAAGTTCCTTAGCATCGCTTTTTTGTATGGAATGGGGCTGTAGTGGGGAAGAAGCGAATTTCCAGTCTACGCTTCGGCCTACGCCCCGCAAGAAGTATGACTGTCCGCTTCGGAATAAATGGCGGGAGCGCTTCAAACGTAGAAGTTTCGAGGAAGGGTTCCATAAGTGAAGCTGAAATTCCCCGCCATTTTTTCCTACGCTAGGGTGGGCTCCAGAGGCGCTTGGACTGGAAATTCGCTTCTTCTACGCAGCTTCTCAAATCTTAGAAGGTGAATGCAGTACAATGATCTCAAGAACTTCTTTGTACAAACTTGCAAGACGCCTAAAAAGCACGAAATCATCCACAGCTGTCCGGAAGCACTGTCACATGTTTGGAAGGAGACCGCCCGAACGAAGAGAGGATATAGGCGACTGGAAAACATGTGACAGTGCTTCTCCCGACCACAACAGTGGGATCACGATTTTTCCGATGATAATCCTCTGACAAACGCGCGTTATGCTGGAAGAGCAATCACAAACCGGAAAGGACGCGTGACGGATGAGAGATGAGAGACTAAGCAAAATAGCCGACAACTTAATTTCGTACAGCCTGGATGTGCAAGCCAAACAGCATATTATGATCATGGTCGTGGATGAAGGAGAAGCACTGGCAATGGAGTTGGTGAAGCGGCTGTATGCGAAGGGAGCGTATCCCCACCTCCGCTTTGTACGGCCAAAAGTCCAGCGGGAATGGTTGAAAGGGCTAACCGAAGAGCAGCTTGCCCAGACCGTGCAGTTGGAAAAGGACCTGTGGTTTGGCATCCAAGGCTATATCGGCATTCATGGCGAGACAAATGACAGTGAGATGAAGGATGTTCCGCAGGAGAAATACCGTCTGTACGCAGAAGCGTATGATTCCATTTTCCATCATGTCGACAATCAAATTACAGGACTGCGCATTAACTACCCGACCTCGGCCCTTGCTCAAAAGGCCAACATGACGACAGATGCATTTGAAGATTTTTATTTCAACGTATGTTCACTCGATTATCGGAAAATGGCCGAAGCGTGCCAGCCGTTGTACGACCTCATGGACAAAACGGACAAGGTGCGCATCGTCGGACCAGGGACAGACTTGACGTTTTCGATCAAAGGGATCGGGACGCGGACAGCGGTAGGCAAACGAAACATTCCCGATGGCGAAGTGTACACCTCTCCCGTGCGCGACTCGATTCACGGGACGATCAGCTACAATACGCCCAGCAATTTCAAAGGCACGACGTTTGAAAACATCCGGTTTACTTTTCGGGAAGGAAGGATTGTCGAGGCGTCCGCTAACTATACGGACAAGCTAACGGAAATATTGGACACGGATGAAGGTGCACGCTACATTGGTGAATTCGCCATTGCGTTTAACCCGTACATTTTGTATCCGATGGGCGATACTTTGTTTGATGAAAAAATCGCGGGTAGCTTCCATCTCACACCGGGTCGTGCCTATGATCAGGCGGATAACGGCAACCGCAGTGCGATTCACTGGGACCTGATCAGCATTCAGCGTCCAGAATACGGTGGTGGCGAAATCTGGTTTGACGATGTACTGATTCGAAAAGATGGAAGGTTTGTACATGAGGCGCTGCTGGGGCTGAATCCGGAGCGATTGATTCTGTAGAGGAGGGCGATCATGCCCTCCTCCTTTATTTGAATTTGAAAACCATTACACCTGCGATCATGATGCCGATTCCGATGATCTTGTTCAAGGTGATCGGAACCTTTTGCACGCCGAACAGGCCGAGAGAATCAATGAGGAGAGCGACGAGCAATTGGGAGATGAGCAGAATCGATACGGCATAGGCAGGGCCGATGGTCGTAATGCCTTTCATCACACTAAAAACGATCAGCGCCCCGAAAACGCCTCCAAGTAAATACACCTTGTTGACTTCCCCGATGCTTTTCCAATCGCCATCACGAACGTAGAGAAAGATCGCGAACGATACAAGAAAGCCCACGCCGTGAACAATCGCATTGGTTTGCCACAGTCCGAGCTTTGTACTGGCTTGCGCATTGAATACGCTTTGCAGACAAATAAAAACGCCAGCGAGTAACG
The window above is part of the Brevibacillus antibioticus genome. Proteins encoded here:
- a CDS encoding DMT family transporter, with product MQGILFSLLAGVFICLQSVFNAQASTKLGLWQTNAIVHGVGFLVSFAIFLYVRDGDWKSIGEVNKVYLLGGVFGALIVFSVMKGITTIGPAYAVSILLISQLLVALLIDSLGLFGVQKVPITLNKIIGIGIMIAGVMVFKFK
- a CDS encoding aminopeptidase produces the protein MRDERLSKIADNLISYSLDVQAKQHIMIMVVDEGEALAMELVKRLYAKGAYPHLRFVRPKVQREWLKGLTEEQLAQTVQLEKDLWFGIQGYIGIHGETNDSEMKDVPQEKYRLYAEAYDSIFHHVDNQITGLRINYPTSALAQKANMTTDAFEDFYFNVCSLDYRKMAEACQPLYDLMDKTDKVRIVGPGTDLTFSIKGIGTRTAVGKRNIPDGEVYTSPVRDSIHGTISYNTPSNFKGTTFENIRFTFREGRIVEASANYTDKLTEILDTDEGARYIGEFAIAFNPYILYPMGDTLFDEKIAGSFHLTPGRAYDQADNGNRSAIHWDLISIQRPEYGGGEIWFDDVLIRKDGRFVHEALLGLNPERLIL
- a CDS encoding MgtC/SapB family protein; its protein translation is MELLQGLYVQYDLEMYVRVVVSAILGLFIGWDRSHRNKPAGLKTYMYVSVACTLITLVSIYSTKLYSAPGNGTMMDPMRLAAQIVTGLGFLGAGVILKDGLKVKGLTSAAMIFFAGGIGIGIGAGFYGIVIFSVVIAFVLARISQCVEDVQHRRLGK